A stretch of the Musa acuminata AAA Group cultivar baxijiao chromosome BXJ2-7, Cavendish_Baxijiao_AAA, whole genome shotgun sequence genome encodes the following:
- the LOC135617468 gene encoding pentatricopeptide repeat-containing protein At1g08070, chloroplastic-like, translating to MAFSSVSTPPLQLPHKLDTIRSMDELKQIQAAILKTPSLQSPPVLAKILSFCALSSSPHIAHARSLLAHIDNPSLLMYNTVFHSLSRSNRSSVSISIMFYEDMLEKDLRPDSFTFPYLLKLFANSQALQAGEALHAHAIKMGLDANVFVRNNLMSLYAVCGEVRSIQKLFDGFPEKDLVSWTTLISGYTKAGLAKKAVKVFEEMMSENLRADGVTMVAVLSACAELGDLELGRNLHRYIGAREIDMDVFVGNALVDMYSKCGDVDSAYQLFNEMPVRNVVSWNSIISGLVNNKEFKQALELFRQMQRQGIEPDAFTLVGVLNSCASLGALDLGQWVHAYINRNGIEADGITGNALVDMYSKCGRIDRAMEVFGGMAHKDVYTYTSMIVGLAMHGRGEEALELFAAMSSAGVKPNEVTFVGVLSACSHAGLVDVGLRHFESMSAVYGLAPQIEHYGCVVDMFGRAGRLDKAQDLISSMPMEPDAFIWGSLLGACRNHGDVVLGETVAKLLLDVEPQEEGAYVLMSNLYTAGNRRSDGLRMRKAMRANKVRKTPGCSLIEIDGVIHEFRKGEELHPQAKEVYAMVDEFAHRLNIDSSQDEARHHSERLAMAFGLIGTRPDTPLRIVKNLRVCHDCHSVIKYVSRLYNREIVLRDRYRFHRFKNGWCSCNEFW from the coding sequence ATGGCCTTCTCATCAGTATCTACCCCGCCGCTGCAGCTCCCTCACAAATTGGACACCATACGATCCATGGACGAGCTCAAGCAAATCCAAGCCGCCATCCTCAAGACTCCCTCCCTCCAATCTCCTCCGGTCCTCGCAAAGATCCTCTCCTTCTGTGCTCTCTCCTCCTCCCCACACATCGCCCACGCCCGGTCCCTCCTTGCCCACATCGATAACCCGAGCCTGCTCATGTACAACACCGTCTTCCACAGCTTGTCCCGTAGCAACAGAAGCTCGGTCTCCATTTCCATAATGTTCTACGAGGACATGCTCGAAAAGGACCTTCGTCCTGACAGTTTTACCTTCCCTTACCTTCTCAAGCTCTTCGCCAATTCCCAAGCATTGCAGGCGGGGGAAGCCCTTCATGCTCATGCCATCAAGATGGGGCTCGACGCCAATGTGTTCGTTAGGAACAACCTCATGAGCTTGTATGCTGTTTGTGGGGAGGTCCGTTCCATACAGAAGTTGTTCGATGGATTTCCTGAGAAAGACTTGGTCTCTTGGACTACTTTGATCTCAGGGTATACGAAGGCGGGTTTGGCAAAGAAGGCGGTAAAAGTGTTCGAAGAAATGATGAGTGAGAACTTGAGAGCGGATGGGGTGACCATGGTGGCAGTGCTGTCGGCTTGTGCGGAACTCGGGGACTTGGAACTGGGGAGGAATCTGCACCGGTACATCGGTGCCCGTGAGATCGACATGGATGTCTTCGTCGGCAATGCTTTGGTGGACATGTACTCCAAGTGTGGGGACGTCGATTCGGCTTACCAGTTGTTCAACGAAATGCCTGTGAGGAATGTCGTCTCCTGGAACTCCATTATCTCCGGGCTTGTTAACAATAAGGAATTCAAGCAGGCTTTGGAGTTGTTTCGCCAAATGCAGCGCCAAGGCATCGAGCCCGACGCTTTCACGTTGGTCGGGGTGCTCAACTCGTGCGCGAGCCTCGGAGCGCTCGATCTGGGCCAGTGGGTTCATGCCTACATCAACAGGAACGGCATCGAGGCGGACGGAATCACGGGGAACGCCTTGGTCGACATGTACTCCAAATGTGGAAGGATAGATCGGGCCATGGAAGTCTTCGGCGGCATGGCTCACAAAGACGTGTACACCTACACCAGCATGATCGTCGGGCTTGCCATGCACGGCCGGGGAGAGGAGGCGTTGGAACTCTTCGCCGCCATGTCATCAGCCGGCGTGAAGCCAAATGAAGTCACGTTCGTCGGCGTCCTGTCGGCGTGCAGCCACGCCGGCTTGGTCGACGTCGGCCTCCGCCACTTCGAGAGCATGTCCGCGGTGTACGGCCTCGCACCGCAGATCGAGCACTACGGTTGCGTGGTCGACATGTTCGGACGAGCAGGGCGGCTCGACAAAGCACAAGACCTAATCTCGAGCATGCCGATGGAGCCCGACGCCTTCATCTGGGGGTCTCTGCTGGGAGCTTGCAGGAACCACGGAGACGTAGTACTGGGTGAGACCGTGGCGAAACTCCTCCTCGATGTCGAGCCTCAAGAGGAGGGAGCTTATGTCCTCATGTCCAACCTCTACACCGCTGGAAATCGCCGCAGCGACGGACTCCGGATGAGGAAAGCAATGAGGGCGAACAAGGTGAGGAAGACGCCGGGATGCAGCCTGATTGAGATAGACGGCGTGATTCACGAGTTCAGGAAGGGAGAGGAGTTGCATCCACAGGCGAAAGAGGTATACGCAATGGTGGATGAGTTCGCCCATCGCCTCAACATCGACTCTTCACAGGACGAAGCACGTCACCACAGCGAGAGGTTGGCCATGGCATTCGGATTGATCGGTACGAGGCCCGACACGCCACTGAGGATCGTCAAGAACCTCCGAGTGTGCCATGATTGCCACAGTGTGATCAAGTACGTGTCCAGATTGTACAACAGGGAGATCGTCCTCAGGGATCGCTACAGGTTTCATCGGTTCAAGAATGGGTGGTGTTCATGTAATGAGTTTTGGTAA